Genomic DNA from Effusibacillus lacus:
CTTCGTTAAAAACTCTCTCTTGTTTCTAAACGGTCACGCTCTGTCTTTACAAGCAGGATTTATTTTTGAAGATGTAACAAAGCTTGAAGTTCCGATTAATCAATTGGTATTAGAAATCACAGAACAAACACGCATTCATAGTGTCGAGTCATTGAAGCGGGAATTGGATACGTTACGAGCACAAGGGATGAAACTTGCACTTGATGATTTTGGTACAGGCTTTTCAAATTTTTGGTTAGTTGAAGCACTACAACCCGATTATATCAAGCTTGATCGATCTGTCATTGCTCGTGTAGATCAGTCCGATCAGGCTCGCAGGGTCATTGAAGGTATGGTAGCGTTTGCTGACAAAGTCAAAACCACCCTCATTGCAGAGGGCATTGAAAGAGAAGCACAGAGAGATATTTTAATAGAACTGGGCGTTCCGTATGGGCAGGGATTCTTTCTTGGACTTCCTTTCGCGCTTTCAAAAACAATGGCTCATATGCCAAAGAAACTTCGGGGGAAACCGTGATGCTGCCGCAAAACAGCGAAAGTTATACAGATGACGTGTGATACAAGACAAGTGAGAAAGTCCTCAGAAGCAGGGAATGCGTTCCGTGCTTCTTCCTTTTTTGTGGGGTAATTCAAGAGGGTGTGATGTCACATGGCGGGAAGTTGAAGTGTATAGGATTGCTTTGGAACAAGGATTTTGCAGCAAAAGTCGCAAATCTCTGGCTCCTGCCACAATCGCCAGTATGATTGCTCCGCTACGATCTCTATATAAATGGGGGAGTGATCCAAATGTTGGAATTTTTGCTCACAATCCGACAACCTCTTTACAAACCCCAAAAGTACCGGTAAATAGTAAAAATCACTATCTAACCAAACGAGAGGTTATTCAATTATTGAATCAATTAAGAAAACAAGGCTCCCGAGATTATCTCATTGGTATAACTCTCGTATTGCTGGGATTACGGGTGTCAGAATTGGTTTCAATTGAATGGAGACATTTTCATACCGACCCTTCAGAAACTTCTATTTGGTTAACGGTGATGGAAGGGAAGGGAGGAAAACAGCGAGAAGTCAAAGTGCCGCAAACTTTGTGGTATATGCTAAAACAACTTCCTCTTGACTCTCGGAAGCTAAAAAAACGCCAAGATCCAAACCAACGACTTTTCCCGTTTACAATAAGGCAAGTAGAACGCATTATTCAGCAAGCCCGTGAACAAAGCCACCTGGAGAAAAAAGTGACTCCTCATTGGCTGCGGCATACGAACGCTACACTAGCCTTGCTTCATGGAGCTTCATTGTAACAGGTTCAGGAGAATCTTGGACATTCACAAATTACTACAACCCAACGCTATCTGCATACGGTGGAACAAATGAAAAAAGCGGCCTCCGATTTTGTGGAAGATTGTCTTAAAGAAATATTTTAATCACTGAGTTTTAATAAATTTTTAAATGTCTTGTAAAGTTTTTCCTTTTAATC
This window encodes:
- a CDS encoding EAL domain-containing protein, encoding MNKNSLKNIELYPLYQRIVRLTDPATDFAYEATIRGRRANGKDLPPSVLFQQPEQKQMLLDYIARHIAVREAVSFVKNSLLFLNGHALSLQAGFIFEDVTKLEVPINQLVLEITEQTRIHSVESLKRELDTLRAQGMKLALDDFGTGFSNFWLVEALQPDYIKLDRSVIARVDQSDQARRVIEGMVAFADKVKTTLIAEGIEREAQRDILIELGVPYGQGFFLGLPFALSKTMAHMPKKLRGKP